Proteins from one Methanorbis rubei genomic window:
- the alaS gene encoding alanine--tRNA ligase, which produces MLENEYQLDYFKREGFVRKICKKCGMPFWTRDPEREICGDAPCEPYQFIGNPLFKRHTVEEMREAYLSYFEKNGHTRVGRYPVAARWRDDIYLTIASIADFQPYVTSGVCPPPANPLTISQPCIRLNDLDNVGRSGRHFTCFEMMAHHAFNTDENTIYWKDHCVELCSGFIESIGGDLNNLTFKENPWFGGGNAGASVEVLMGGLEVATLVFMNLSRKNSGKPQVMIDGKDYYEMPLRIVDTGYGLERFAWASQGTPTAYDAVFPEMIPRLLNSAGMEDTLDNPEVARILGMNAKFAGLMDIRGEKIRDLRQKVADATGVSLTKLEEIIIPMENIYALCDHTRCLAYMLGDLIVPSNVREGYLARLVLRRSIRMMQEAGVDEDLGDLIIAQMEKIGLSQFEQEPSIVREIISREVEKYDATIERGTRTVQRIGQNYVKKSQPVPLDELITLYDSHGIPVELMKKILTETGAEFEIPDDFDSQIADMHSENEGEKPESPLAKYAERIAVLPATRKSYYERPSDMEFEATIIDVIDEYVILDHTLFYPEGGGQPSDTGTFVSTDAMVRVDEVLKSDDVILHKVRTQGLKRGDRIKGVVDEERRWALMRHHSGTHVILRAAKEILGPHVHQAGSQLSTDAARLDIRHYTHITPEQLKQIEIVANRLVMENLLVMIKVEPRTKAEQKFGFALYQGGVPPGKELRVVQMGAEVQACAGTHCQSTGEIGPIKLLRLEHIQDGVERIEFAAGFAALDAMQHLQTLLAASADTLSVQTENLPSSVERFFSEWKDQRKEIERLRAKIAELELSRLEGVTVSGVEVVVKQVDVSRKELVTVAGAVAGRGGVAVLITTADGVGVVASSGVPEKVNAGKLVSEVCAVLGGKGGGKESLAQGAGVDALAVPAALTKAEELVSAWL; this is translated from the coding sequence ATGCTTGAGAATGAATATCAGCTTGACTATTTCAAGCGGGAAGGATTTGTCCGCAAAATCTGTAAAAAATGCGGAATGCCGTTCTGGACACGGGACCCCGAGCGTGAGATCTGTGGCGACGCTCCGTGCGAACCCTACCAGTTCATAGGCAACCCTCTGTTCAAAAGACACACCGTCGAAGAAATGCGTGAGGCATACCTCTCCTACTTCGAGAAAAACGGCCATACTCGCGTCGGCAGATACCCAGTAGCCGCACGATGGCGTGATGACATCTACTTAACTATCGCATCCATCGCCGACTTCCAGCCGTACGTGACGAGCGGAGTCTGCCCTCCTCCGGCAAACCCCTTAACCATCTCCCAGCCGTGTATCCGGTTAAACGACCTCGACAACGTCGGACGGTCAGGCCGCCACTTCACCTGCTTTGAGATGATGGCACATCACGCGTTTAACACCGACGAAAATACCATCTACTGGAAAGACCACTGCGTAGAACTGTGCAGCGGCTTCATCGAATCAATCGGCGGTGACTTAAACAATCTCACCTTCAAGGAAAACCCCTGGTTCGGCGGAGGAAATGCAGGAGCAAGCGTTGAAGTCCTCATGGGCGGACTCGAGGTTGCAACGCTCGTCTTCATGAACCTGTCCCGCAAAAACTCCGGCAAACCACAGGTCATGATTGACGGCAAAGACTACTATGAGATGCCGCTTCGAATCGTAGATACCGGATACGGTCTGGAACGGTTCGCCTGGGCATCGCAGGGAACGCCGACAGCATACGACGCAGTCTTCCCGGAGATGATTCCGCGACTGCTGAACTCTGCCGGCATGGAAGACACGCTCGACAACCCGGAAGTCGCCCGCATTCTCGGCATGAACGCAAAGTTCGCCGGACTCATGGACATTCGCGGAGAAAAGATCCGCGATCTCCGACAGAAGGTTGCTGACGCGACTGGTGTTTCCCTTACAAAGCTCGAAGAGATCATCATCCCCATGGAGAACATCTATGCTCTCTGTGACCACACCCGCTGCCTTGCCTACATGCTCGGCGACTTAATCGTTCCATCCAATGTTCGCGAAGGCTATCTTGCACGGCTCGTGTTGCGCCGCAGCATCAGAATGATGCAGGAAGCAGGCGTGGACGAGGACTTGGGCGATCTCATTATCGCACAGATGGAAAAGATCGGTCTCTCCCAGTTTGAACAGGAGCCGTCAATCGTTCGCGAGATCATCAGCCGCGAGGTTGAGAAGTACGATGCAACGATTGAGCGAGGAACCCGCACGGTTCAGCGCATCGGCCAGAACTATGTCAAGAAGAGCCAACCGGTTCCGCTTGACGAGCTTATCACGCTGTATGACTCGCACGGCATTCCAGTTGAGCTGATGAAGAAGATTCTGACCGAAACTGGTGCAGAGTTTGAGATTCCTGACGACTTCGACTCCCAGATTGCAGATATGCACTCGGAAAACGAGGGAGAAAAACCCGAGTCCCCGCTTGCAAAGTATGCAGAACGGATCGCGGTTCTTCCGGCAACCCGCAAGAGCTACTATGAACGGCCGAGCGATATGGAGTTTGAGGCAACGATCATTGATGTCATCGATGAGTATGTGATTCTGGATCACACGCTGTTCTACCCCGAAGGCGGAGGTCAGCCGTCTGATACCGGTACGTTCGTCAGCACAGACGCGATGGTTCGGGTTGATGAGGTGCTGAAGTCAGACGATGTGATTCTGCACAAAGTGCGGACACAGGGTCTGAAACGCGGCGACCGGATTAAGGGCGTCGTTGACGAGGAGCGACGCTGGGCACTGATGCGTCACCACTCAGGAACCCACGTTATCCTGCGTGCGGCAAAGGAGATTCTCGGCCCCCATGTTCATCAGGCTGGATCGCAGCTTTCAACCGATGCGGCACGGTTAGATATCAGGCATTATACGCATATCACGCCTGAGCAGCTGAAGCAGATCGAGATTGTGGCAAACCGTCTGGTGATGGAGAATTTGCTGGTTATGATCAAGGTGGAGCCGCGAACGAAAGCTGAGCAGAAGTTCGGGTTTGCTTTGTATCAGGGCGGTGTTCCGCCAGGAAAAGAGCTGCGTGTGGTTCAGATGGGTGCTGAGGTTCAGGCATGTGCGGGAACGCACTGTCAGAGCACAGGTGAGATCGGCCCGATAAAACTTCTGCGGCTTGAGCATATTCAGGATGGTGTTGAGCGTATTGAGTTTGCGGCAGGGTTTGCAGCACTTGATGCGATGCAGCATCTTCAGACGCTTCTTGCAGCGTCTGCTGATACGCTGTCGGTGCAGACTGAAAATCTGCCGAGTTCGGTTGAGCGGTTCTTCTCTGAGTGGAAGGATCAGCGAAAGGAGATCGAGCGTCTGCGTGCGAAGATTGCTGAGCTTGAGTTGTCACGTCTTGAGGGTGTGACAGTTTCAGGCGTTGAGGTGGTGGTGAAGCAGGTGGATGTTTCAAGAAAAGAGCTGGTAACAGTTGCGGGCGCGGTTGCAGGCCGCGGCGGCGTTGCGGTTTTGATCACAACAGCTGACGGTGTTGGGGTTGTGGCGTCATCTGGTGTTCCTGAGAAGGTGAATGCCGGTAAGCTGGTCTCTGAGGTCTGTGCTGTTCTTGGCGGCAAGGGCGGCGGAAAGGAGAGCCTCGCACAGGGTGCGGGCGTGGACGCTTTAGCAGTTCCGGCAGCATTGACGAAAGCGGAAGAGCTGGTTTCTGCCTGGCTCTGA
- a CDS encoding cobalt-precorrin-7 (C(5))-methyltransferase, which translates to MIIVGVGAGTGMLTEEGIAKIRAAKLIYGSDRAIELAKPYAAVDAELIEITDYKALRTLPDDAVVLSTGDPLMAGLGYLPGEVIPGISSMQVAFARLKASWTNVAVVNAHGKDHASAISRAVADAAAGHSVFVIADPDFSVAELAKALTAVSADMRIAVCEDLGYSYERVAEGTVVQPPDVRSRLFCVVVGY; encoded by the coding sequence ATGATTATTGTCGGAGTTGGAGCAGGAACTGGCATGCTGACAGAAGAGGGGATTGCAAAAATTCGTGCGGCGAAGTTGATCTATGGGTCCGACCGGGCGATTGAACTGGCAAAACCTTACGCAGCAGTTGATGCGGAACTGATTGAGATAACCGACTACAAGGCTCTCCGCACGCTTCCAGACGACGCGGTCGTTTTGTCGACCGGTGATCCGCTCATGGCAGGACTCGGGTATCTGCCAGGCGAAGTAATTCCTGGAATTTCTTCGATGCAGGTGGCATTTGCACGATTGAAGGCATCATGGACGAATGTTGCGGTAGTGAATGCCCATGGAAAGGATCATGCGTCAGCGATTTCTCGTGCGGTAGCCGATGCTGCGGCAGGCCACTCGGTGTTTGTGATCGCGGACCCGGACTTTTCGGTTGCCGAACTTGCCAAGGCTCTAACTGCGGTGTCTGCTGATATGCGGATTGCGGTCTGTGAGGATCTTGGGTATTCGTACGAGCGCGTTGCTGAAGGGACAGTTGTTCAGCCGCCGGACGTGCGGAGCAGATTGTTCTGCGTGGTTGTCGGGTACTGA
- a CDS encoding cobalt-precorrin-5B (C(1))-methyltransferase, whose product MIDPVSGFPYPEAWVAQCDEPAALELAESGVGVLTANGTVLRRGFTTGTTAAAAAFAAVASLHGEDIAEAEITLPCNIMANVPAKGRNGRGEARKFAGDYPDDITAGILICAEAKPADATTLIAGEGIGRFSRATPRYAEGEPAISPQARDEILSAIESACRAAGIAAAEVLLTIPDGRRIGALTLNPKVGVLDGISVVGTTGFVEPWDDHLTETLAERISAAKDVVITTGRTGLRFSRLLFPDYEVVLAGSKISEALAAAASCRNVVICGLPGLILRFFHPETATSRGFATVEELMASQQGPAALAAEVADAKRRYSNLRIVIIDRSGAVLIDSEEES is encoded by the coding sequence ATGATCGATCCGGTAAGCGGTTTTCCCTATCCTGAGGCTTGGGTTGCACAATGTGACGAGCCCGCGGCCCTCGAACTTGCCGAGAGCGGCGTTGGGGTTCTGACGGCGAATGGAACTGTGCTCCGCCGCGGGTTTACGACCGGAACGACCGCGGCCGCAGCAGCGTTTGCTGCGGTCGCGTCACTTCATGGAGAAGATATCGCCGAGGCGGAGATTACTCTTCCCTGCAATATTATGGCAAACGTTCCGGCAAAGGGACGCAACGGACGCGGCGAGGCACGAAAGTTTGCCGGCGATTATCCAGATGATATCACGGCAGGTATTCTGATCTGTGCAGAAGCAAAGCCTGCTGATGCAACGACGCTCATCGCGGGAGAGGGAATCGGCAGGTTCAGCCGCGCAACTCCCCGCTATGCAGAAGGCGAACCTGCAATCAGTCCTCAGGCACGTGATGAGATTTTGTCGGCGATCGAATCTGCATGCCGTGCGGCAGGCATTGCGGCAGCAGAAGTCCTGCTGACGATTCCAGACGGACGACGTATCGGTGCCCTGACGCTGAATCCGAAAGTCGGCGTGCTTGACGGTATCTCAGTTGTCGGGACAACAGGTTTTGTGGAACCCTGGGATGATCATCTGACCGAGACGCTTGCCGAGCGGATCTCGGCGGCGAAAGATGTAGTGATTACGACCGGACGAACCGGTCTGCGGTTTTCCCGCCTGCTGTTTCCGGACTACGAGGTGGTGCTTGCGGGTTCAAAGATCAGTGAAGCGCTTGCCGCAGCAGCGAGTTGCCGGAACGTTGTCATCTGCGGACTGCCTGGCCTGATTTTAAGATTCTTTCATCCGGAAACTGCGACCTCGCGGGGATTTGCAACGGTTGAGGAACTGATGGCGTCTCAACAAGGACCTGCAGCGCTTGCTGCTGAGGTGGCGGATGCAAAACGCCGATATTCAAATCTGCGAATTGTGATTATCGATCGCTCTGGCGCGGTCCTGATCGATTCGGAGGAGGAATCATGA
- a CDS encoding precorrin-8X methylmutase has protein sequence MSKELLHPAVTTESTYTDIGADTPEGFSISSRSRSLAREMVGNATPEDRIRQRCSIAVGDWAMADLLRFENDPITAGLAAIKSGAPIFTDIRMVLTGIQKRGHSCSVECALDYGADISERLGITRSSAGFVALKERLAGSIVVIGNAPSALLTVCSFVDEGICPALIVGTPVGFVNAAESKEILRTKNVPSVSNVGTRGGTPIAVASLNEIITMFAEQQK, from the coding sequence ATGTCAAAGGAATTATTACACCCCGCGGTTACCACCGAAAGTACGTATACTGATATCGGCGCTGATACGCCGGAGGGATTTTCGATCTCTTCGCGCAGCAGAAGTCTGGCGCGTGAGATGGTTGGCAATGCAACGCCAGAAGACCGCATTCGTCAGAGATGTTCGATTGCTGTCGGCGACTGGGCAATGGCGGACCTCCTGCGGTTCGAGAATGATCCAATCACCGCAGGTCTTGCGGCGATCAAATCAGGCGCTCCGATCTTCACCGATATCAGAATGGTTCTGACCGGCATTCAGAAGCGCGGCCACTCATGCAGTGTGGAGTGTGCGCTGGATTACGGCGCAGATATCTCGGAAAGACTTGGCATCACCCGCAGCTCGGCAGGTTTTGTCGCTCTGAAAGAACGACTCGCCGGATCGATCGTGGTTATTGGAAATGCACCGAGCGCTCTTCTGACGGTCTGTTCGTTTGTGGATGAGGGCATATGTCCGGCACTGATTGTGGGAACACCGGTCGGGTTTGTGAATGCGGCAGAGTCAAAGGAGATTCTCCGCACGAAAAACGTGCCGTCAGTTTCAAACGTTGGCACTCGCGGAGGAACGCCGATCGCGGTTGCGTCGCTGAATGAAATTATTACGATGTTTGCAGAACAGCAGAAATGA